One window of Nocardia nova SH22a genomic DNA carries:
- a CDS encoding DUF2505 domain-containing protein: MSRNFRFTVSYTVPVGELHRALTSDEFWQARFEGAETATLELDHPNGPGTIHLRMTERARPDKIPAIVRKVLKNDLVLERTDDWGPLDGDNARGTFTATSTGISSQMSGDYLLRGTGSGSELEVTGTVKVKVPLVGGAIEPLAEQLQQRVVTSERKFAEKYFAAQAEA; this comes from the coding sequence ATGTCCCGTAACTTCCGCTTCACCGTGTCATACACCGTCCCGGTCGGAGAATTGCACCGGGCGCTCACCAGCGACGAATTCTGGCAGGCCCGTTTCGAGGGCGCCGAGACCGCGACCCTCGAACTGGACCATCCGAACGGCCCGGGCACCATCCATCTGCGCATGACCGAGCGCGCGCGCCCGGACAAGATTCCGGCCATCGTGCGCAAGGTGCTCAAGAACGATCTGGTGCTCGAACGCACCGACGACTGGGGCCCGCTCGACGGCGACAACGCCCGCGGCACCTTCACCGCCACCTCGACCGGCATCTCCTCGCAGATGAGCGGCGACTACCTGCTGCGTGGCACCGGCAGCGGCTCGGAACTCGAGGTCACCGGGACGGTCAAGGTCAAGGTCCCGCTGGTCGGCGGGGCCATCGAACCGCTGGCCGAGCAGTTGCAGCAGCGGGTGGTCACCAGCGAACGCAAATTCGCCGAGAAGTACTTCGCCGCCCAGGCCGAGGCCTGA
- a CDS encoding glycosyltransferase family 4 protein, which yields MRVAIVSESFLPNMNGVVNSVLQVLDHLDRNGHDALVIAPDSPRGRPAAPRAHGRFPVIRVPAVMVPKISSLPVGLPQPVLTSAIEDFDADVVHLASPFLLGAGGAAAALRLDLPAVAVYQTDVAGFAASYGLGAAQRAAWAWTRRIHNRAARTLAPSSAAMEDLEQHGISRVHRWARGVDAVRFTPAMRDGGLHDEWAAGNRLVVGFVGRLAPEKHVERLAALAHDDAVRLIVVGDGPERARLERLLPTAIFTGELGGSELARAYASLDLMVHPGEHETFCQGVQEALACGVPVIGPDAGGPRDLISHCRNGYLLPVDRFAELLPSAVSALRDPDVRTRFAGAARKSVLHRTWPAICTELMGHYHEVIGGQQGLHRSA from the coding sequence GTGCGTGTAGCGATCGTCTCCGAATCGTTTCTGCCGAATATGAACGGTGTCGTGAACTCCGTGCTGCAGGTCCTGGACCATCTGGACCGCAACGGGCACGACGCGCTGGTCATCGCGCCGGATTCGCCGCGCGGGCGGCCCGCCGCGCCCCGCGCCCACGGACGTTTCCCGGTGATCCGGGTTCCGGCGGTGATGGTGCCGAAGATCAGCTCACTTCCGGTCGGGCTGCCGCAGCCGGTACTGACCTCGGCCATCGAGGATTTCGACGCCGACGTGGTGCATCTGGCCTCCCCGTTCCTGCTGGGCGCGGGTGGTGCGGCGGCCGCGCTGCGGCTGGATCTGCCCGCGGTGGCGGTGTACCAGACCGATGTGGCCGGATTCGCGGCCAGTTACGGCCTGGGTGCGGCACAGCGAGCGGCCTGGGCGTGGACCCGGCGAATCCACAATCGGGCGGCCCGCACCCTGGCGCCGTCCTCGGCGGCGATGGAAGATCTGGAACAGCACGGCATTTCGCGCGTGCACCGGTGGGCACGGGGTGTGGACGCGGTGCGATTCACACCCGCGATGCGCGACGGCGGACTGCACGACGAATGGGCGGCCGGGAATCGGCTGGTCGTGGGCTTCGTCGGGCGGCTGGCCCCGGAGAAGCATGTCGAGCGGCTCGCGGCCCTGGCGCACGACGACGCCGTCCGCCTGATCGTGGTGGGTGACGGTCCGGAACGTGCCCGGCTGGAACGCCTGCTGCCGACGGCGATCTTCACCGGTGAACTCGGCGGATCCGAACTCGCCCGCGCCTACGCCAGTCTGGATCTGATGGTGCATCCGGGCGAGCACGAGACCTTCTGCCAGGGTGTGCAGGAGGCGCTGGCCTGCGGAGTCCCGGTGATCGGCCCCGACGCGGGCGGCCCGCGCGATCTGATCTCCCACTGCCGCAACGGATATCTCCTGCCGGTCGACCGGTTCGCCGAACTACTGCCCAGTGCGGTTTCGGCCCTGCGCGATCCGGATGTGCGCACCCGATTCGCCGGGGCCGCACGCAAATCCGTCCTGCATCGCACCTGGCCCGCCATCTGCACCGAGCTGATGGGGCACTATCACGAGGTCATCGGCGGACAGCAGGGGTTGCACCGCAGCGCGTGA
- a CDS encoding bifunctional nitrate reductase/sulfite reductase flavoprotein subunit alpha, protein MGCGISVRTTRDDSGAPIIAKISGDKLHPVNAGRLCTKGATHLELTRAPGRLTSALHRTQRGREPAAISAEAAVTEAAGRLRAIADEYGPDAIALYVSGQMSLEAQYLANKLAKGYLRTVNIESNSRLCMASAGTGYKQSLGADGPPGSYDDLDHADLFFVIGANMADCHPILFLRMADRLKAGAKLIVVDPRRTDTAARADLFLQIAPGTDLALLNGLLHLLVENGDIDEEFIAAHTEGWEAMPEFLADYPPARVAEITGLAEDDIRTAAAWIGAAGEWTSLWTMGLNQSTHGTWNTNAICNLHLATGAICRPGSGPFSLTGQPNAMGGREMGYMGPGLPGQRSALVEADRRFTETEWGLPEGSIRAESGQGTIEMFRSLAEGAIKACWIICSNPVASVANRKTVIAGLEAAELVITQDVYLDTATNAYADLLLPATLWAEADSVMVNSERNVTLLRHSVDPVGDAMPDWQWIARIATAMGFPGFEFDSSAEIFDEIRGFANPRTGYDLSGMSYAALREGPMQWPCPDPQRRRNPIRYRTDELVFPTASGRGVFWPRPHMAPGEMPDDDYPFVLNTGRVQHQWHTMTKTGRVAKLNKLNPAPFLEVHPEDARRLEVHPGDHLEIASRRGRAVLPVQITDRVRVGACFAPFHWNDEQGEYLTINAVTNDAVDADSLQPEFKACAVTLRRVAPMPQPEPAGTPETTAHPLAAMLGLDSGSAPTLSETERIYLGGYLAALQSLPVRGQPVLPESAPLSDRSRYWIDGLLAGMYSRAAAQTAPAAQSEAPAGRPVTVLWASQTGTAEELAAEVAAALAEHGHTPRLADMNSCELPELTGDVLLITSTFGDGGPPDNAADFWDRLQDSGSRHTGLRYGIFALGDSSYDDFCGYGRKLDRLLSERGATRLLDRVDSEPDHQELSGDWIAAVLAALGAEADSPTGGSPPGRTGVAVLERTEPRTAPARTAPAPFTRQAPVLAPLVHNELLSGAASAKEVRRFGFDLDGLEAAYEVGDSLGVWPANSEFAVRNWLEATGLDGTRTVEIDGRDVPLAEALRTHFDISKISGDLLSFIATHNPSQQLAKLLRRDNRNELDRYLWDRHAVDVLREFPVRADLIEWLAVLKKLQPRQYSISSSPLVNPREVQLTVGVVRYGAADDPRGGVCSTYLADHGESGGVPVFLQRAPHFRPPLDPAAPMIMIGPGTGIAPFRGFLHERRALGCSGRNWLFFGDQHAQDNFYYRAELEDMFRSGFLTRLDLAFSRDQRERIYVQHRMIEHGAELWSWLRDGAHLFVCGDAARMARDVDDTLLTIARIHGKLDEDAALAFKKQLTAEKRYVRDVY, encoded by the coding sequence GTGGGCTGCGGAATCTCGGTTCGGACCACGCGCGACGACTCCGGTGCCCCGATCATCGCGAAGATCAGCGGCGACAAACTGCATCCGGTGAATGCCGGGCGACTCTGCACCAAGGGCGCGACCCATCTCGAACTCACGCGGGCGCCCGGCCGGTTGACCTCGGCCCTGCATCGGACTCAGCGCGGCCGCGAACCCGCGGCGATATCGGCCGAGGCGGCCGTGACCGAGGCCGCCGGGCGATTACGCGCAATCGCCGACGAATACGGTCCCGACGCGATCGCGCTGTACGTCTCCGGGCAGATGTCGCTGGAGGCGCAATATCTGGCCAACAAATTGGCCAAGGGCTATCTGCGCACCGTCAACATCGAATCCAATTCCCGGCTGTGTATGGCGAGTGCGGGCACCGGATACAAACAGTCGCTCGGCGCCGACGGGCCGCCGGGGTCCTACGACGATCTGGATCACGCGGATCTGTTCTTCGTGATCGGCGCGAATATGGCCGACTGTCATCCGATTCTGTTCCTGCGCATGGCCGATCGGCTCAAGGCCGGGGCGAAACTGATCGTGGTGGATCCGCGCCGCACCGACACCGCCGCCCGCGCGGATCTGTTCCTCCAGATCGCACCGGGCACCGATCTGGCGTTGCTGAACGGGCTGCTGCATCTGCTCGTCGAGAACGGTGACATCGACGAGGAATTCATCGCCGCCCACACCGAGGGCTGGGAGGCGATGCCGGAATTCCTCGCGGACTATCCCCCGGCCCGGGTCGCCGAGATCACCGGATTGGCCGAGGACGACATCCGCACCGCCGCGGCCTGGATCGGCGCGGCCGGTGAATGGACGAGCCTGTGGACGATGGGGCTCAACCAGTCCACCCACGGCACCTGGAATACCAATGCGATCTGCAATCTGCACCTGGCGACCGGCGCGATCTGCCGCCCCGGCAGCGGGCCGTTCTCGCTGACCGGGCAGCCGAATGCGATGGGCGGTCGCGAAATGGGCTACATGGGCCCCGGGCTGCCCGGCCAGCGCAGTGCCCTGGTCGAGGCGGATCGCCGGTTCACGGAAACCGAATGGGGCCTGCCGGAGGGCAGTATTCGCGCCGAATCGGGACAGGGCACGATCGAGATGTTTCGCTCCCTGGCCGAGGGCGCGATCAAGGCGTGCTGGATCATCTGCAGTAATCCGGTGGCGTCGGTGGCGAATCGGAAAACCGTCATCGCGGGGCTGGAAGCGGCGGAACTGGTGATCACCCAGGACGTCTATCTGGATACCGCCACCAATGCCTATGCCGATCTGCTGCTGCCCGCGACGCTGTGGGCGGAGGCCGACAGTGTGATGGTCAATTCCGAACGCAATGTGACCCTGCTCCGGCATTCGGTGGATCCGGTGGGCGACGCCATGCCGGATTGGCAATGGATCGCCCGCATCGCGACGGCGATGGGATTTCCCGGCTTCGAATTCGATTCCAGCGCGGAGATTTTCGACGAGATCCGCGGTTTCGCCAATCCGCGGACCGGATACGACCTGAGCGGAATGAGTTATGCCGCGCTGCGCGAGGGCCCGATGCAGTGGCCCTGCCCCGATCCGCAGCGGCGCCGCAATCCGATTCGGTACCGGACCGATGAATTGGTCTTCCCCACCGCGAGCGGACGCGGGGTGTTCTGGCCGCGGCCGCATATGGCGCCCGGCGAGATGCCGGACGACGATTATCCGTTCGTCCTCAATACCGGTCGCGTCCAGCATCAATGGCACACGATGACCAAGACCGGCCGGGTGGCGAAGCTCAACAAGTTGAATCCGGCGCCGTTTCTCGAGGTGCATCCCGAGGACGCGCGGCGGCTGGAGGTACATCCGGGCGATCACCTCGAAATCGCTTCGCGCCGTGGGCGGGCCGTCCTGCCGGTGCAGATCACCGATCGGGTGCGGGTGGGCGCCTGTTTCGCACCCTTCCACTGGAACGACGAGCAAGGGGAGTATCTGACCATCAATGCCGTCACCAACGATGCCGTCGACGCGGATTCTCTGCAGCCGGAATTCAAGGCCTGCGCGGTGACATTGCGCCGGGTCGCGCCGATGCCACAGCCCGAACCCGCGGGCACACCCGAGACCACCGCACATCCCCTGGCCGCGATGCTCGGACTGGACTCCGGATCCGCGCCGACACTGAGCGAGACCGAACGCATCTATCTCGGCGGTTATCTGGCCGCGCTGCAATCACTTCCGGTGCGGGGCCAGCCAGTGCTGCCGGAATCGGCGCCGCTGTCGGACCGCAGCCGGTACTGGATCGACGGCCTGCTCGCGGGGATGTACTCGCGGGCCGCGGCGCAGACGGCCCCGGCCGCGCAATCGGAGGCTCCCGCCGGTCGCCCGGTCACGGTGCTGTGGGCCTCGCAGACCGGCACCGCCGAGGAGTTGGCGGCCGAGGTGGCGGCCGCGCTTGCCGAGCACGGGCACACACCCCGCCTGGCCGATATGAACTCCTGTGAGCTGCCCGAACTGACCGGCGATGTCCTGCTGATCACCAGCACCTTCGGTGACGGCGGGCCGCCGGACAATGCCGCCGACTTCTGGGATCGGCTGCAGGACAGCGGGTCCCGTCATACCGGACTGCGGTACGGGATCTTCGCACTCGGCGATTCCTCCTACGACGACTTCTGCGGATACGGCCGCAAACTCGATCGGCTGCTGTCCGAACGCGGCGCCACCCGATTGCTCGACCGGGTGGACAGTGAGCCGGATCATCAAGAGCTGTCCGGCGATTGGATCGCGGCGGTCCTGGCCGCCCTGGGCGCTGAGGCCGATTCCCCCACAGGCGGGTCACCACCCGGCCGGACCGGGGTGGCGGTGCTCGAGCGGACCGAGCCCCGGACCGCGCCCGCCCGGACCGCTCCGGCCCCGTTCACCAGGCAGGCGCCGGTCCTGGCTCCGCTGGTGCACAACGAACTGCTGTCCGGCGCGGCCTCGGCGAAGGAGGTGCGGCGGTTCGGATTCGACCTCGACGGGCTCGAAGCCGCCTACGAGGTCGGTGACAGTCTGGGAGTGTGGCCTGCCAACAGTGAGTTCGCGGTGCGCAACTGGCTGGAGGCGACCGGACTCGACGGCACCCGCACGGTCGAGATCGACGGGCGCGACGTCCCGTTGGCGGAGGCACTGCGCACCCACTTCGACATCAGCAAGATCAGCGGTGATCTGTTGTCGTTCATCGCGACCCACAATCCGAGCCAGCAACTCGCGAAGCTGCTGCGCCGTGACAATCGCAATGAGCTCGACCGCTATCTCTGGGATCGGCACGCGGTCGACGTGCTGCGTGAGTTCCCGGTGCGGGCCGATCTGATCGAATGGCTGGCGGTGCTGAAAAAGCTGCAACCACGCCAGTATTCGATCTCGTCGAGTCCGCTGGTGAATCCGCGGGAGGTGCAGCTGACCGTCGGCGTGGTCCGCTACGGCGCGGCCGATGATCCGCGCGGCGGAGTCTGCTCCACCTATCTCGCCGATCACGGTGAATCCGGCGGGGTACCGGTATTCCTGCAGCGCGCACCGCATTTCCGGCCGCCGCTGGATCCGGCCGCGCCGATGATCATGATCGGGCCGGGTACCGGAATCGCCCCCTTCCGCGGATTCCTGCACGAACGCCGCGCGCTCGGCTGCTCCGGCCGGAACTGGCTGTTCTTCGGAGATCAGCACGCGCAGGACAATTTCTACTATCGCGCCGAACTCGAGGACATGTTCCGCTCGGGCTTCCTGACCCGGCTGGATCTGGCCTTCTCTCGCGATCAACGCGAGCGGATCTATGTGCAGCACCGCATGATCGAGCACGGCGCCGAACTGTGGTCGTGGCTGCGCGACGGCGCCCACCTGTTCGTATGCGGGGACGCCGCGCGCATGGCCCGCGACGTGGACGACACACTGCTCACGATCGCCCGCATCCACGGCAAACTCGACGAGGACGCGGCGCTGGCGTTCAAGAAGCAGCTGACGGCCGAGAAACGGTATGTGCGGGATGTGTACTGA
- a CDS encoding DUF3592 domain-containing protein, producing MSETTESAAPEQRADAGSRPLRRTRITIVTIATAVSVLAVLLVLAAWRDDMLITSDKGVTSAEVLSAGRLRSAVTYVTPDGVTHNPKVGVLYPTKLTAGERINVEYSRSDPELVRVAGRDARVAIIPALSVIVVVWAVALPAFWLVRRIARRRSVRAGE from the coding sequence GTGTCGGAAACCACCGAGTCTGCTGCGCCCGAGCAACGGGCCGACGCCGGCTCGCGGCCGCTGCGCCGGACGCGGATCACCATCGTGACGATCGCCACCGCGGTGAGCGTGCTGGCCGTTCTCCTGGTCCTCGCGGCCTGGCGCGACGATATGCTCATCACTTCCGACAAGGGCGTGACCAGCGCGGAAGTGCTGTCCGCCGGGCGGTTGCGCTCCGCGGTCACCTATGTCACCCCGGACGGCGTGACGCACAATCCCAAGGTCGGCGTGCTGTATCCGACCAAGCTCACCGCCGGTGAACGGATCAATGTCGAGTACAGCCGCAGCGATCCCGAACTGGTCCGGGTGGCCGGGCGCGACGCCCGGGTGGCGATCATTCCCGCGCTGTCGGTGATCGTGGTGGTGTGGGCGGTGGCCCTGCCCGCGTTCTGGCTGGTCCGGCGCATCGCACGACGGCGGTCGGTGCGCGCGGGCGAGTAG
- a CDS encoding demethylmenaquinone methyltransferase produces the protein MFDGVAKRYDLTNTVLTGGQDRYWRWATRRALALRPGERVLDLAAGTGVSTAEFAKSGAWCLALDFSKGMLEAGRFRQVPMVNGDATALPFADDSFDAVAISYGLRNVSEPDAALREMLRVTKPGGRLVVAEFSTPVFGPFRTVYMEYLMRVLPKVAEAVSSNPDAYVYLAESIRAWPNQRQLAMRLTDAGWSSVKWRNLTGGIVALHRGYKLG, from the coding sequence ATGTTCGACGGGGTCGCGAAGCGGTACGACCTGACCAATACCGTGCTCACCGGCGGGCAGGACCGCTATTGGCGCTGGGCCACACGGCGGGCGCTGGCGCTGCGGCCGGGTGAGCGGGTTCTGGACCTGGCCGCCGGAACCGGTGTCTCCACCGCCGAATTCGCGAAATCGGGCGCCTGGTGCCTGGCGCTGGACTTCTCCAAGGGGATGTTGGAGGCCGGGCGGTTCCGGCAGGTTCCGATGGTGAACGGCGATGCCACGGCACTGCCGTTCGCCGACGACTCCTTCGACGCCGTCGCGATCTCCTACGGTCTGCGCAATGTGTCCGAACCGGACGCTGCGCTGCGCGAGATGCTGCGGGTCACCAAGCCCGGCGGGCGGCTGGTGGTGGCGGAGTTCTCCACCCCGGTCTTCGGCCCGTTCCGCACGGTGTACATGGAATATCTGATGCGGGTGCTGCCGAAGGTGGCCGAGGCCGTGAGCAGTAATCCGGACGCCTACGTCTACCTGGCGGAATCGATCCGGGCGTGGCCGAATCAGCGGCAGCTGGCGATGCGGCTCACCGATGCCGGGTGGTCGTCGGTGAAATGGCGCAATCTGACCGGTGGCATCGTGGCGCTGCATCGCGGTTACAAACTGGGGTGA
- a CDS encoding geranylgeranyl reductase family protein: MSSAEAGDSPTPQRDSGTEVPDHVEVLVVGAGPAGSAAAAWAARTGRDVLLTDAATFPRDKTCGDGLTPRATAELEALGLGEWVRAHTVNRGLRMAGFGREAMLPWPGGSFPTYGSAVPRTELDDKLRETAIKWGARMIDGARVVAVARDGERVTGVTVRTDAGSRDIRCDTLIVADGVRSPVGKLLGRVWHRQFAYGVAARAYIRSARSDDEWITSHLELRDADGALVPGYGWVFPLGNGEVNIGVGSLATERRPSHIALKPLLQHYVSLRREEWQFDGEARAVASALLPMGGAVSNIAGPNWVLVGDAAGCVNPLNGEGIDYGLEGGHLLSKLLDEPDLTTLWPDLLRARYGRTFSVARRIAALATHPRMVPTGGPPVMRSALLQRTAVRVMGNLVDEEDTDLTARAWRAAGRASLRFDEPAPFS; this comes from the coding sequence ATGAGTTCAGCTGAGGCAGGCGACTCGCCGACACCACAACGGGACAGCGGCACCGAGGTGCCCGATCACGTCGAGGTGCTGGTGGTGGGCGCAGGCCCAGCCGGTTCCGCGGCCGCAGCCTGGGCCGCCCGCACGGGACGCGATGTCCTGCTCACCGATGCCGCAACGTTCCCCCGCGACAAGACCTGTGGAGACGGGCTCACCCCCCGCGCGACCGCGGAGCTGGAAGCCCTCGGCCTCGGCGAATGGGTTCGCGCGCACACCGTCAACCGTGGATTGCGGATGGCCGGATTCGGCCGCGAGGCGATGCTGCCGTGGCCGGGCGGGTCCTTCCCGACGTACGGAAGTGCCGTGCCGCGTACCGAACTCGACGACAAACTGCGCGAGACCGCGATCAAATGGGGCGCCCGCATGATCGACGGGGCGCGGGTGGTGGCGGTGGCGCGCGACGGTGAGCGGGTCACGGGCGTGACGGTGCGGACCGACGCCGGGAGTCGCGATATCCGCTGCGACACCCTGATCGTCGCGGACGGGGTGCGGTCGCCGGTCGGGAAACTGCTGGGCCGGGTCTGGCATCGGCAGTTCGCGTACGGGGTGGCCGCGCGGGCCTATATCCGTTCCGCGCGCAGCGACGACGAGTGGATCACCTCACATCTGGAACTGCGCGACGCCGACGGTGCTCTGGTGCCCGGTTACGGCTGGGTGTTCCCGCTGGGCAACGGCGAGGTCAATATCGGGGTGGGGTCACTGGCCACCGAGCGGCGGCCCTCCCACATCGCGTTGAAACCGCTGCTGCAGCACTATGTCTCGCTACGCCGGGAGGAATGGCAGTTCGACGGTGAGGCGCGCGCGGTCGCCTCGGCGCTGTTGCCGATGGGCGGCGCGGTGTCGAATATCGCGGGGCCGAACTGGGTGCTGGTGGGCGATGCCGCGGGGTGCGTTAATCCGCTCAACGGCGAGGGCATCGACTACGGGCTCGAAGGCGGGCATCTGCTGTCGAAACTGCTGGACGAGCCGGATCTCACCACGCTGTGGCCCGATCTGCTGCGGGCACGCTACGGGCGGACCTTCTCGGTGGCGCGGCGGATCGCGGCACTGGCGACGCATCCGCGGATGGTGCCGACCGGCGGGCCGCCGGTGATGCGCTCGGCCCTGTTGCAGCGCACGGCCGTGCGGGTGATGGGCAATCTGGTCGACGAGGAGGACACCGATCTGACCGCGCGGGCCTGGCGGGCCGCCGGACGGGCCTCGCTGCGCTTCGACGAACCGGCGCCGTTCAGCTGA
- a CDS encoding helix-turn-helix transcriptional regulator has protein sequence MGSNEEPRRNRALSVPEDLLPHLRRARDLADREYARPLDVDELAAAAGVSKYHFLRCFAATYGRTPALYLAERRIERAQDLLRVGNITVTEACMLVGYSSLGSFSRKFTELVGMSPSAYQAKFAADGAPRIPGCYVFMHGLSDRRPPR, from the coding sequence GTGGGTAGTAACGAGGAACCCCGGCGCAATCGCGCACTGTCGGTACCCGAAGACCTGCTCCCTCACCTGCGGCGGGCGCGGGACCTGGCCGATCGCGAATACGCACGGCCCCTGGACGTCGACGAATTGGCCGCTGCCGCAGGGGTTTCCAAGTACCATTTCTTGCGCTGTTTCGCGGCCACCTACGGCCGCACACCGGCGCTGTATCTGGCCGAGCGGCGCATCGAGCGCGCCCAGGACCTGCTTCGGGTCGGCAATATCACCGTGACCGAGGCGTGCATGCTGGTCGGATATTCGAGTCTGGGATCGTTCAGCCGCAAGTTCACCGAACTGGTGGGCATGTCGCCCTCGGCGTACCAGGCGAAATTCGCCGCGGACGGGGCGCCGCGCATTCCGGGCTGTTACGTGTTCATGCACGGACTGTCCGACCGTCGCCCGCCGCGGTGA
- a CDS encoding VOC family protein, whose protein sequence is MTTITNISLVTVYVTDQTAAKQWYLDTLGFVEVTDISMGDNGFRWVTVAQPDHPELEVTLMVPGPPLDEHMAEAVRRSLANGSMGALGLRTENCQKAYEELTAKGVEFVQPPSERPYGVEAVMRDNSGNWLVLVERREFDPAAADWSQ, encoded by the coding sequence ATGACGACGATCACCAACATTTCGCTGGTCACGGTGTACGTGACCGACCAGACCGCGGCCAAGCAGTGGTACCTCGACACCCTGGGCTTCGTCGAGGTCACCGACATCTCCATGGGCGACAACGGCTTCCGCTGGGTCACGGTGGCCCAGCCGGATCATCCCGAACTGGAGGTCACCCTGATGGTTCCGGGACCGCCGCTCGACGAGCACATGGCCGAGGCGGTGCGCCGCTCCCTCGCCAACGGATCCATGGGCGCACTGGGGCTGCGGACCGAGAACTGCCAGAAGGCGTACGAAGAACTCACCGCCAAGGGCGTGGAGTTCGTGCAGCCGCCCTCGGAGCGGCCCTACGGGGTGGAGGCGGTGATGCGCGACAACTCCGGCAACTGGCTGGTGCTGGTGGAACGGCGCGAATTCGATCCGGCCGCCGCCGACTGGTCGCAATAG
- a CDS encoding polyprenyl synthetase family protein, translated as MSASALSDESTVVAGVDLGDPELAATVRNGLEEVEKLLVSELSDGEDFLLEAALHLARAGGKRFRPLFTILTGQLGPRPTDPDLITAGTVVELVHLATLYHDDVMDEASMRRGAPSVNSRWGNSIAILSGDYLFAHASRLVSTLGPDAVRIIAETFAELVTGQMRETLGAEKSQDPVEHYLRVVWEKTGSLIAASGRFGGTFSGASLEDVERLARLGDAVGTAFQISDDIIDISSVSEQSGKTPGTDLREGVHTLPVLYALRDEGAEGDRLRTLLAHPLQSDEEVAEALDLLSRSRGMALAKQKLRGYADIAHAELSALPQGPANDALEHLVRYTIERVG; from the coding sequence ATGAGCGCATCGGCTCTGAGCGATGAGAGCACCGTGGTTGCCGGGGTCGATCTCGGCGATCCCGAGCTCGCGGCTACCGTCCGCAATGGGCTCGAAGAGGTGGAGAAGTTACTGGTCAGTGAGCTGTCCGACGGTGAGGACTTCCTGTTGGAGGCCGCGCTGCATCTGGCTCGCGCCGGGGGGAAGCGGTTCCGTCCGCTGTTCACCATCCTCACCGGGCAGCTGGGTCCCCGCCCCACCGACCCGGATCTGATCACCGCCGGCACGGTGGTCGAACTCGTCCACCTCGCCACCCTGTACCACGACGACGTCATGGACGAGGCGTCCATGCGCCGCGGTGCGCCCAGTGTGAATTCCCGCTGGGGCAACAGCATCGCCATCCTGTCCGGTGACTATCTGTTCGCGCACGCGTCGCGGCTGGTCTCGACCCTCGGGCCGGACGCGGTACGCATCATCGCCGAGACCTTCGCCGAACTGGTCACCGGCCAGATGCGGGAAACGCTGGGCGCCGAGAAGTCTCAGGATCCCGTCGAACACTATCTGCGGGTGGTGTGGGAGAAGACCGGCTCGCTGATCGCGGCATCGGGCCGGTTCGGCGGCACCTTCTCCGGCGCGAGCCTCGAGGATGTCGAACGGCTGGCCCGCCTCGGCGACGCGGTCGGCACCGCCTTCCAGATCTCCGACGACATCATCGACATCTCCTCGGTGTCCGAACAGTCCGGTAAGACTCCCGGTACCGATCTGCGCGAGGGCGTGCACACCCTGCCGGTGCTGTACGCGCTGCGCGACGAGGGCGCCGAGGGCGACCGCCTGCGCACGCTGCTGGCCCACCCGCTGCAGTCCGACGAGGAGGTCGCCGAGGCGCTGGACCTGCTGTCCCGTTCGCGGGGTATGGCCCTGGCCAAGCAGAAACTGCGGGGTTACGCCGATATCGCGCACGCCGAGCTGTCGGCCCTGCCCCAGGGACCCGCCAACGACGCACTCGAACACCTCGTTCGCTACACCATCGAACGGGTGGGCTGA